Proteins from a single region of Scylla paramamosain isolate STU-SP2022 chromosome 13, ASM3559412v1, whole genome shotgun sequence:
- the LOC135106412 gene encoding arrestin homolog, with the protein MVNAVKVFKKTAPNGKVTAYLSRRDFVDHVSHTSPVDGVVVVDNDYLRGRRVYARVAVTYRYGREEDEVMGLHFSKEIELVNIQVAPNDGQEQLTDVQERLIKKLGANAYAFSVDLPQSAPCSVTIDSGDDMSTQPLGVIYDLRMYVSDRKDERPHRRNSVCFAVRKVQFAPTEPSARQPQTLVSKSFTLSPGKLNLEVSLERDLYFHGQQVEVRLNINNASKKTVKNMKAQVVQHVEVTMTNSHFSRVVSSLESREGCPITPGANLTKTFSLTPIASTNQKRFGIALDGQVKDQDANLASSTVAAAGKNVNDALGIIVSYSLRVKLNCGAIGGELTADLPFKLMHPDPNAQKPSLRKMQSTDNVDIEEFSRLRRGESVADE; encoded by the exons ATGGTTAACGCCGTCAAGGTCTTCAAAAAGACTGCACCTAATG GTAAGGTCACCGCGTACCTAAGTCGGCGGGACTTCGTCGACCACGTCAGCCACACCTCACCTgtggatggtgtggtggtggtcgacAATGACTACCTCCGTGGCAGGAGGGTGTACGCCCGCGTGGCGGTCACCTACCGCTATGGacgggaggaggatgaggtgatGGGACTTCACTTCAGCAAGGAGATAGAGCTTGTCAACATCCAGGTTGCTCCTAACGATGGCCAGGAACAGCTCACTGATGTCCAGGAACGACTCATCAAGAAGCTGGGCGCCAACGCCTATGCCTTCAGCGTGGATCTGCCTCAGAGCGCTCCTTGCTCCGTCACCATCGATAGTGGGGACGACATGTCC ACCCAGCCTCTTGGTGTGATCTACGATCTTCGGATGTACGTGTCTGACCGCAAGGATGAACGCCCTCACCGGCGCAACTCCGTCTGCTTCGCTGTCCGTAAGGTTCAGTTTGCTCCCACTGAGCCCAGTGCTCGCCAGCCCCAAACCCTGGTGAGCAAGagcttcactctctctcccggCAAGCTGAACCTTGAGGTCAGCCTTGAGCGTGACCTCTACTTCCACGGCCAGCAAGTGGAGGTTCGTCTTAACATCAACAACGCCTCCAAGAAGACAGTCAAGAACATGAAGGCCCAGGTAGTCCAGCACGTGGAGGTCACCATGACCAACAGCCACTTCAGCCGCGTGGTGTCTTCTCTGGAATCTCGTGAGGGATGTCCCATCACCCCTGGCGCTAACCTCACCAAGACCTTCTCCCTTACCCCCATTGCTTCTACAAACCAGAAACGCTTTGGCATTGCCCTCGATGGCCAGGTCAAGGATCAGGACGCCAACTTGGCATCCTCTACCGTGGCAGCGGCTGGCAAGAATGTCAATGACGCCTTGGGCATCATTGTGTCCTACTCTCTCCGTGTGAAGCTGAACTGTGGCGCCATTGGCGGTGAGTTGACCGCCGATCTTCCCTTCAAGCTGATGCATCCCGACCCCAACGCCCAGAAGCCTTCCCTTCGCAAGATGCAGTCCACCGATAACGTGGACATCGAAGAGTTCTCCCGACTCCGACGTGGCGAATCCGTTGCTGACGAGTAA
- the LOC135106413 gene encoding arrestin homolog has translation MVNAVKVFKKTAPNGKVTAYLSRRDFVDHVSHTSPVDGVVVVDNDYLRGRRVYARVAVTYRYGREEDEVMGLHFSKELELVNTQIAPNDGKAEISDVQERLLNKLGSNAYAFSVALPESAPCSVTIDSGDDSSTQPLGVIYDLRLYVSDRKDERPHRRNSVCFSVRKVQYANPQGSNRQPQTLVSKSFTLSPGKLNLEVCLERDLYFHGQQVPVTLNINNASKKTVKSVKAQVVQHVEVTMTNSHFSRVVSSLESREGCPVTPGANLTKTFSLTPLASTNQKRFGIALDGQVKDQDANLASSTVVAAGKNPNDALGIIVSYSLRVKLNCGAIAGELVADLPFKLMHPDPTQKPSLRKIQSSDMDIEEFSRLRRGESVADD, from the exons ATGGTTAACGCCGTCAAGGTCTTCAAGAAGACTGCACCTAATG GTAAGGTCACAGCGTACCTAAGTCGGCGTGACTTCGTCGACCACGTCAGCCACACCTCCCCTgtggatggtgtggtggtggtcgacAATGACTATCTCCGAGGCAGGAGGGTGTACGCCCGCGTGGCGGTCACCTACCGCTACGGacgagaggaggatgaggtgatGGGACTTCACTTCAGCAAGGAGCTCGAGCTTGTCAACACTCAGATCGCCCCTAACGATGGAAAAGCCGAAATCAGTGATGTTCAGGAACGACTCCTTAATAAGTTGGGTTCCAACGCCTATGCCTTCAGTGTGGCTCTGCCTGAGAGCGCTCCCTGTTCCGTCACTATTGACAGTGGGGATGATTCATCG aCCCAGCCCCTTGGTGTGATCTATGACCTTCGGCTGTACGTGTCCGACCGCAAGGATGAACGTCCTCACCGGCGTAATTCCGTTTGCTTTTCCGTCCGTAAGGTTCAATATGCCAACCCACAGGGTTCCAACCGTCAGCCCCAAACCCTCGTGAGTAAGagcttcactctctctcccggTAAGCTGAACCTCGAGGTCTGCCTTGAGCGTGACCTCTACTTCCACGGGCAACAAGTGCCGGTTACTCTCAACATCAACAACGCCTCCAAGAAGACGGTCAAAAGCGTGAAGGCCCAAGTGGTCCAGCACGTGGAGGTCACCATGACCAACAGCCACTTCAGCAGAGTGGTGTCTTCTCTGGAGTCTCGCGAGGGATGTCCCGTTACACCCGGTGCTAACCTCACCAAGaccttctccctcacccctctcgcTTCTACAAACCAGAAGCGCTTTGGCATTGCCCTCGACGGCCAGGTCAAGGATCAGGATGCCAATTTGGCGTCTTCCACCGTGGTGGCGGCTGGTAAGAATCCCAACGATGCCTTAGGTATCATCGTGTCTTATTCTCTCCGTGTGAAGCTGAACTGCGGCGCCATTGCCGGAGAATTAGTTGCTGACCTTCCCTTCAAGCTGATGCACCCTGATCCAACCCAGAAACCTTCCCTCCGCAAGATTCAGTCCAGCGATATGGATATCGAAGAATTCTCGCGTCTCCGACGCGGAGAGTCCGTCGCTGATGACTAG
- the LOC135106657 gene encoding arrestin homolog: MGKFRLSGHTLAIETGRWNRRGRGRLPLEERLCSCGEIQTERHTRDTRLTHCSLTLLADHSRVAAITVFKKTSLNGKITAYLTKRDFVDYVSHTSPVDGVVVVDHDYLRGRRVYARVVVTYRYGREEDEVMGLHFSKKFEFVNTQIAPNDGKDEISDVQERIIKSLGNNAYSFSVALPQNAPCSVTIDSGNDMDTQPLGVSYELVLCLAGRREDKYRKRNSVTFAVRKILAGWRGCNFRQPETIVSKGFTIAPGRLTLQISLGQEVYFHEQPVTATLNINNASKKTVKTVKAQVVQHVEVTMTSNHFSRVVSSLESREGCPIIPGANFTKTFSLTPLASTNQKRFGIALDGQVKDQEANLASSTVVATGKNVNDALGIIVSYSFTVKLICGAIGGELTADLPFKLMHPGPAIQEPSLRKTRSCSNFTLQDFVNSRSSVNHLIE; encoded by the exons ATGGGCAA GTTTCGATTATCTGGCCACACTCTAGCTATAGAAACAGGGCGATGGAATAGGCGAGGACGGGGCCGCTTACCGCTGGAGGAGCGGCTGTGCAGTTGTGGTGAGATACAGACGGAGAGACAC ACCCGTGACACACGTCTGACGCACTGCTCCCTGACGCTCCTCGCAGATCATTCCAGGGTGGCGGCTATTACAGTTTTCAAGAAGACATCTCTGaatg GTAAAATCACTGCCTACCTCACTAAGCGAGACTTCGTCGACTACGTCAGCCACACCTCCCCTgtggatggtgtggtggtggtcgacCATGACTACCTCCGGGGCAGAAGGGTGTACGCCCGCGTGGTGGTCACCTACCGCTACGGacgggaggaggatgaggtaaTGGGACTTCATTTCAGCAAGAAGTTCGAGTTTGTCAACACTCAGATCGCCCCAAACGATGGAAAAGACGAAATCAGTGATGTTCAGGAACGAATCATCAAGTCTCTGGGGAACAACGCGTATTCCTTCAGCGTGGCACTGCCTCAGAACGCTCCTTGCTCTGTCACCATCGATAGCGGGAACGACATGGAC ACGCAACCTCTGGGCGTGAGTTATGAACTAGTGCTCTGTCTCGCTGGTCGTAGAGAAGATAAGTACCGCAAACGCAATTCCGTCACCTTCGCTGTCCGCAAAATCTTGGCCGGGTGGAGAGGATGTAATTTCCGTCAACCAGAGACCATCGTCAGCAAGGGATTCACAATCGCACCAGGCAGACTCACATTACAAATTTCTCTGGGTCAGGAAGTGTACTTCCACGAACAGCCAGTGACGGCAACTCTTAACATCAACAACGCGTCAAAGAAGACGGTCAAAACCGTTAAGGCTCAGGTGGTCCAGCATGTGGAAGTCACCATGACCAGTAACCACTTCAGTCGTGTGGTGTCCTCTCTCGAATCTCGTGAAGGATGTCCCATCATCCCTGGCGCTAACTTTACCAAGaccttctccctcacccctctcgcTTCTACAAACCAGAAGCGCTTTGGCATCGCCCTCGACGGCCAAGTCAAGGATCAGGAAGCCAACTTGGCGTCTTCCACCGTGGTGGCGACTGGCAAGAACGTAAATGACGCCTTGGGCATCATTGTGTCTTACTCTTTCACTGTGAAGTTAATTTGTGGTGCCATTGGTGGTGAGCTGACCGCTGACCTCCCCTTCAAACTGATGCACCCTGGCCCTGCCATCCAAGAGCCGAGTTTAAGAAAAACTCGTTCCTGTAGTAATTTTACCTTACAAGACTTTGTTAATTCTCGCAGCAGCGTAAACCACCTCATAGAGTAA